Genomic window (Cyprinus carpio isolate SPL01 chromosome B7, ASM1834038v1, whole genome shotgun sequence):
tgtttacagtggtaaccatgGTACCTGCTGTATTTCTGCTTGTCCaaaagtgccacctgctgtcagggagtaaatttgcattttcattcatgaCATATGCTGATTTTTTGCCGTCAGTTTTGTAAATCTTAACCGTTTGTTGGTAAATAATATcaattcagaaaataaattatCTAGGATTATTTGACACTTTGATTCATAACTAAGTCTTTCAAATGGATCGCAAATACAGTGTTACACAGTTACGCTTTAAACCGCAGAGATTTTAATCGTAGTGCTCATCCCTAGTCATATCAAGAGAAATAATTTTCATTGATCTTTTATTCCTGaaattataaacaattacaaagCTATTTTTGCTATGTATAGAGATAGGGCtatatctgtctatatatatatatatatatatatatatatatatatatatatatatatatatatatatatatatttatatacaggtatatacatcgtattttaatcttttttttttttttttttttttttttttgcttattttgattTAGCATAATGGTCtgctaatatttaattaatataaagatattattattattattattattattattattattattattattatttttaaaagccttTCACTGTCATTTGACATCTTGCATTGGTAACAAACATCCAAGAGCTTTCATGTTTGCGGTTACCAGATGTCAAGAGTttaaatcagccaatcagagcttttTTTCCCATCATTTTCTGCTCAGTGTTTTAGTTAATCATCTCAACCTGGCAacaatgcacacacactctttctgcACTGAGAAAAGAGCTGATGATATGAAAATATGCTATATTTTTCTCAAATGACAGTGTAATAcagtctgttttctttcatcTGGTCATTTATGTGGTTTTCTGCAAGTTCACATTCTCTTGATTTGTATCAATGTCAAAGTGCATtaattctgatgaaatgtaaataaaaaaaattaaaaaaatcaaatgacaataattgtgattaatataCACTACGCACTATGTACTCTACCATCTGCATTTTAGAAGTGTAGTTTGCCATCTTTCTTTAGTTTCCAACATGCCACACTTAATTTTTGGGGTAAAATAAGTACATCATCTGAATATTTGAAGTGCACTTCTTCTTGCTGGAATATGTCAGTGTGATCTGGGTCATTTTGAGACATCATAACCTGTGTTTCAGTGAGTAAGTAAATAAGCCATCTGATCTGATTCAGTCCTGTGATTGATTCATAACTCTTTCTGCTGATCATGTTGCTAATGACAGTCTTGTCATTACAAGCGTGTTCTGAACAGTGTGGGTGTTTGAACAACCTCTGCCTGCAGTCACCCGTgcattaaaaagagagagagttttacaAAGACCTTCTGACATCACACCTTCATAACTCAATCACAGCAGTGCGGTTAACAAACAGCATCCGTCAGGGCCGGTTTTGATGGACCAGAGGCAGAAGTAGGTCGGAATTCTGACTCTTAACAAGTGTGTGTTAGTATAAATGTAGGCCACTTCACACAGCCGCAGCTGGTGCTTAGTATAATTACCATTTTGGAAACAGATGAACTTCTGAGCTTAGACAACTGGGGCGTTAGGTGTggaaaaactacatggaaaaacTAAATTTCCTTTTCAGCTGATGTTATGGATCTCTCTAACATCCTGGCTCCATGATCCAATCAATGTGataacatttaaatcattttgttttttttcttgtttaatattctATTTCACTCAGATTATAGAAGGAAAATAGATGAGCAGCATTGCACATTGACATTTGGGTTTGAAGTCTGACAGaatttatttggatttatttaacATGAAGGCAGGCATTTTTTACAGATGCTTTTACCGTTCTTGAAGTGTAACTGTTGGACTTTTAGCAGACTAAAGCACAGCATGCTGTCAGCACGCTCAAACCTTTCTGAAAAGTTCTGACTCTAAATTAACCTGCTTTAAGGCACAGTTTAAAAGTCCAAATCTGTTCTCACTGACCTGCATGCCAAAAATGTtaacctaattttcattttgttatgcAAGATATGTTTGTTAATCCTCTTAGTGATTATTAGTGGTGCTTCTAACTAGTTTCTAAAGTCACAACAATCAGTCTAATGCACCAATTATGTAACAATGCAATacaaatgatattaaaattctggctacAGATAAACTAATAATCATTTTTGTACTTGTTTTGGTTGATAACTTATAAATAGCTGATGTtacaatattctttttaaaataaagtgatgtgaatttataattgaaatgaaaagtaatgacaataataagaacagtaataatactaacaataaaTGTGCCCTTaaagtgttcattttgtttttagatgatattATAATAAGTGATgtggaaatacattttaaataataataataataataatgataataaatgtgcttaattgtaaaataaagggATTTGGTGctatatttaaaatggaaaaaaattatagtagtagtaataataataaattataataataatactaataagcaTCTGcaatgactaaatgtaatcatttttagcTGATATTGTAATATGTGATGTAAAACTagattttcaatgaaaatgatgaggataataataataaatgcgcATCATGaaatatcagtgttttttatCATCTTATCACTGCTGCTTCAACATACACAGAACTAAATTCAGACCTGTGACATCAGGTATCATTTCTACAGTAAGCTAAGATGGAGgctctttattgatttattttttcttccgcCCACCCCAGTGTGTACACAATGAAACCTTATGCGATTTCTTCCTGCCTAATATCACTGCTTCCTGTTTCTgatctaatctctctctctctctttctagttATTGAGTGAGAAGATAAGTGGTGCAGAAGGGACAAAGCTTGATGAAGACTTCATGGAAATGGAGCGGGTGAGAAAGAAACAGCAGAAATGAGCCCCTCTTCACATGTGATTTATATGACAAACATATTTACTCTTACCTTTTCCTACCTCTACAGAAAATAGAAGTCACCAACAAGTCTGTTTTTGAACTAATTACGAAAACCACAGAGTATCTTCAGCCAAACCCAGGTATGAATCACAGATCTGACATATTCATAACACTTATGATTTAACAGAGTCATTAAGTATCATTAACACCACCTACTAAGCAGCATTGTGCAGTGGACTTCTGAAATGAGGAGGCGAGGCCTTCCAGTTCTAGTTTGATTACAGGGTTGAAGTCTTGTGAAACACTAGCCTTATACTCAACAAAATGTGAACAGTGCTATTATAACATAGCACATGTTTATACTACTGtactatatattaaaacttaaataattataCCACTGTTTGGAGTTGGTaggatttttcagtgttttttaaaaaattattttctgcttAACAAGGCTTcggttatttgatcaaaaatacagtaaaatctgcaatattgtgaaattgtattacaatttaaaacaacagttttccatgttaatatattataaaatgaaatttatttctgtgctcaaagctgtattttcagcatcattactccagtcttcagtgtcacatgatccttcagaaatcattctaatatgctgatttgctgctcaagaaacttttcattttattgacaatgttgaaaacagttgagctgcttagtatttttgatgcatttttttttccaggattctttgatgaatagaaagttgaggggaacagcatttatttaaaaattaatcatattcattattaataaaagttattactttcttttaaaaaaaatcttactgaccccaaactttttttttttttttttttttttttttacttttttacattgcttaaaaatgattacaataatacagtaaaaactcaTACCATTAGTCATCAAATGCTTGGTTAACGCTTCATGGCAAGATGGTTGTGGACCTTTATTTCAAGCTCACTCACAGTTTTTTAGTGCAGTTTGATTTAAACTTAATCAACAATATTGAGTTGCTaagatgttaactaatgtaattcaatttattattacCACTAGTTTGATCCATTCAGGCTGACCTGTTTAAACATGAACGTTTGCCCATTATCTCATTAAAATGATTATCTCAATCTATGAGAAGAACACAGTAAACTCACCTCCCTTTGAAGCTTCATCATTATTGCACAATATAATTGATTTACACACTATTTAATCTTGTATtttgaaattgctttttttttttttttggtgttgttgattattttctcatgcagtatttttatttttttttgcctctcttGCCTCCACTGCTGCTACTAAGTGACTATAATTTCTCAGTCAGTGACTCACGTTTGGAGTGCAGTGTTATGATTTCTGGTTTGGTCATGGGTGTATGTCGTGTATCCGCACAGCATCAAGAGCCAAACTGGGAATGCTCAACACCGTGTCTAAAATCAGAGGGCAGGTGAAGACGACGGGCTATCCGCAGACTGAAGGGCTTTTAGGAGACTGCATGCTGCGATATGGACGGGAACTTGGGGAGGAGTCCACTTTCGGTAACGTCTGTACATACCAACAGTCAAGCACACGCATGCACAGACATGAAGCACAGGCCGATTATGGCAGAAATCACACTGCAGCGCGAAGGAATGCTGGTCGATCTCCAGAACTCTGTCTCTCTTTGAGACACAATCTTGCACACTGTGCATTGTGAAACACGCAATATTACAGCATTTGAACACAACTCTGACACCTTGTGGTGCTTTGTTGATGCGAGACACTGGTGAGtagagctgtaatcgggcctTAAAAGTTAGACCCGACAGGACCCGAGCCCGACAAGCACAtcttgattgacagctttttaaaagcccgaacccgtttacagcccgacattattcaaatgtgcgcGTGCACACAGTTTTTTTGCCTTTTGTCAAGAATtagtcatttatacatttttttacataatttattcatgactaacttggaagttggaacaaagaaataaaataagtcctctgtaacatcgtaacatctcagcactctaaataggCCTAGGCATAGGCTCATTTAGCCTATTAATAGGCCAACGCACCAATAAAAACTTGtctttcttaaattaaattaagataaattctaaattaaaatgggtatttggcaataacaAAATTAAGATAAAGGCTCCACCCAGATTTGCTTCGCCACTAGcagctgaaatttaataaaagaataatgcaaacattagcctatatactctgtctacattatgcatttaagactcaattaatatttagttataatttgaaaaatctttactcaccaagattaggctaggcctacatgtttttgtggaggaaaattattgaatccactgtagatggcttcagcacgttcctgcgctcactgatggtgcgtcCAGCAATATAACCCACTGgctcatttcattatttttattattggtatTGTCTTTTCTTTACAtaagtctttgttttatttggttgTTGGTGCAAAAATTAATTGATAGAGGGAGTCATGCGTTTGTTTTACTTATCATACATTTTTGCGTCTTTCTCGCGCTATTCGAAACCCATCACATGACCGCTCATTTACCTCGCAAACCGGACCGCAAGCCCGAGCCCGAGCCCGGCCCAAGCCTGTGTAAAATGGTATAAATTAAGCCCGAACCCGACCGAACCCGTTGGGTCCCATCAGGTCCCGtcgggttcgggcaaagatcttcagctctacTGGTGAGCACATGCTGGTTATATTACAGTGGTTTCCAAAGCGGCTCCTCCAATTAGAATTTTAAATCAGAACAGGTCTACAGGTTTacagaaaattgtgttttttttcttttttttgcaatcttACCCTGTGGATTGTGttcattaaatgcaaatgtaaaaaaaaatatgaaataaatacctttcatttgtaaagtatttaatCACTGGATTATCATATTATCACAAAAAGGCATTATAATGTGATTATGcaataaagtgtgttttttttttcattaaatttgatTGAATTTTAATGTAGTTACTTTAGTAAAAAGATGCagatggtgtgtatatatatatatatatatatatatatatatatatatatatatatacatatgacacaatttctctctctctctacatttaaatgtttgattatttttatatgaaagtcaaaatattatgTCTGCCTCATCTTCTCAGGAGCTGCGCTGGTGGACATTGGTGAAGCCATGAAGCAGATGGCTGATATTAAAGATGCCCTTGATATCAATGTGAAACAGAACTTCATTGACCCACTTCAGACTCTACAAGACAAAGACCTCAAAGAGATTGTGGTACAACACTAtttcgttattttttttattaaccctaAACAAAGAATTATTAAAGGTTCAatatgattttacatttaaaatgttttatacatgaAGGCCTTTTGAAATGAGGTTTGAAAAGATATAAAGTCCCATAAGATGAATACTCCAGGCAAATCAGTGGCCTAGAAAAAGCTGATTAAATCTACATGGAGCATGACACCCCCTTATGGTGGCCGTTATGTTGACCAAACAAATAACTACTCATTTTATTTCCCTTATTCCCTCTATTATCAGACACTAACATTTACAGATAGCAGTTTGTACGTTTTTAGTTTAAGGTTAGTGAAGTACATGATTACATCTCATGTGATTTCCTGACAGCATCATCTGAAGAAACTGGAGGGTCGACGGTTAGACTTTGACTACAAGAAGAAACGTCAAGGCAAGATTCCTGATGAGGAGATCAAACAGGCTGTGGAGAAGTTTGAGGAATCCAAAGAACTCGCTGAGAGGAGCATGTTTAACTTTTTGGAGAATGATGTAAGGAAAAATTAATAAtgagaatgtttaatttttttaaaaagtgattatttatatatacacactagacatgtgccggtattctgtaatgcaatatattactgtaatgaatatgcacaatattgttatcgttGGAACTTCTATATACCATGaaaaattatacattacaaattattaagAATTTGGGTTGCATTTTaggaatacttttcccatcaactggtcaaaatgcacaacaccgctgtatgccgCTTAAAAGATTGCATGTGCgatctgatgtaaacaagcacgcatgagaagcacatgggggaacacgtgagagacacgctgaatgaaagcacattcactctctgacagcagatggcgctaaactgcagaaaatgcagcccttaccctggaaaccccataaataaagcagctaaGCTACTttctaaaaagtatttaaataaatttaaatagccattcagatttgtgtattcgctatggtgttcatcTCAGCGccaaatagttaaatatttagacttaataggctattcattttcagacttttttttttttacattttaatctggactacaacatgccctaggtattttttttttaagtgttttgattgtttattgttcattcataCTTTACATTAGGTCTTCATTAGTTAACtatagttaattcattagttaacaaactgccaatgaaaaattcttatgAACATTCATTTATCTTAGGTTTAattacacattgttaaaatcgaaagttgcaactgtgttatttaatgagctaacataaactaagactggtattttttaacaaagattaataacttctgtagcaaatgtagctattggtcattgtgaatgttaatgcattaactaaggttaactaatgaggtcttattgtaaaatgatacctattggtcttaatagtttttttgcactttaatctgtgtaaaacgtttaactttatatatttttctgtattgctttattgtatttaaatattcagttatttttgttataagaaaaaagtttttaaacctgtattatactgtattatgaccacttttttaaaactaaacttgataccgtgataaaagcatgagcaattaatcgcaacatgaaaatttgataccggcatatccctaatacacacacacacacacacgcgcgcgcacacacacacacacacacatatatatctttaaagggatagttcatgcaaaaatggaagaaaatattgtcatcatttatttaccctcatgtcattccaaacatgtatacgtttttttcttatgttgaacacaaaagacaatattttgatattttgtagaattttgaagaaccaaacagttgttggtccccattgacttccatagtagggaaagaaatactatgcaagtcagtggagaccatcaactgtttgattaccaggaatcttcaaaatatcttctttatgtCAGCATAAGAAAgaatctcatacaggtttggaacaacatgagggtgagtaaatgatgacacagttttcaattttgggtgaactactgtaTCATAACTTTGGGACTTCATTGTTGCGATATCACATCATTATTCTTGCATTACAGTCTTACATCATTAAGTTTTGTTTGAGTGTCCATATGTATACTCTGTATGTGCTGTACACTATATGTGTTTTcctattaattatatattgcaaTTGTGCACTGGTATGGTTTCTGTTCTGGGATCAGTGAACAGTCGTGTCTTTCATTTACCTGTAGGTGGAGCAGGTGAGTCAGTTATCAGCTCTGATTGAGGCAGGGCTGGATTACCATCGACAGTCCTTGGAGATCCTGAAGGAGCTCGACAGCAAACTACAGAACAGGTATCTTTAACTGCACATACTGCAAATCAGCTTTAAACCATCCCATATTCCTAGTCAaagatcatttcattttttttccatgtattttGTTATCTAGCCTACTGTTGATCTGTCTTCATTGGAAGATATTTTATGAAAGTGTCAACAATAACTAAAGTAGGTTTCTTGCTAAATGCACTGAGTTTATGCACATATATTTTGCTCTTGCAGGATATCCACTGCAAGCAGTCGGCCCAAAAAAGAGTTCAAGCCAAAGTCGATCGTGTCCAGTTTGGAGACCGTCGAAAACACGCAGCACAATGGACATACCCACACCTCATCAGTCAAAAGCACAGGTATCAACAGGAAAACATCTCAACTTCTGTGCTTCAGTCTAAGCATGAAGTCAGAACATATGCAGAGTCGTCaatgtttctttttgtattttaacataacttttagttaaaattttCAAGATCCTATTTTCTATGATCACATAATATAAAATTCCTAGTTTTTATGTGATCTGAGAATTTTcgtacaatatatttattaataaaataatgcaagtaCAGTGCCTACTagcaaaaaaactataaaaacaataaaaattattttcttgattTACCAGCCATTGACTGgtggaaaaattacattttctgcaaTAATTAACATATGCTATACAATCTAATTTGGGGtttcattgtttgtttcattttgtgaGTTTTTTCCTTCTGGCTTgtcattctttgttttttttttaagaaactagaGCTTCATGAAAGGCTTTTATTGTGTGTTGCTCACATATTTCACCACCGTCATGTGTTCTTACACATTCATTCATATTCCTTTCAGATATCCAAGTCAACCACACTGTAAATGGAAAAAGTAGGTGCTAATGTTTATCATGgaaatttttattacttttacctGTTTGGACTATTTATATTTCAGTCACATTATGCAAAATAGGAATCAGActtgaacagattttaaaactagAAGCATTGGGAAAACATAAAGAGGTTGGTACTATCAAAATAATAGAATCAGAATCAAAACCAAACAACCGTACTATTCACATCCGTAATTTATAGATGac
Coding sequences:
- the LOC109047461 gene encoding endophilin-A3-like isoform X1 is translated as MSVAGFKKQLHKASQLLSEKISGAEGTKLDEDFMEMERKIEVTNKSVFELITKTTEYLQPNPASRAKLGMLNTVSKIRGQVKTTGYPQTEGLLGDCMLRYGRELGEESTFGAALVDIGEAMKQMADIKDALDINVKQNFIDPLQTLQDKDLKEIVHHLKKLEGRRLDFDYKKKRQGKIPDEEIKQAVEKFEESKELAERSMFNFLENDVEQVSQLSALIEAGLDYHRQSLEILKELDSKLQNRISTASSRPKKEFKPKSIVSSLETVENTQHNGHTHTSSVKSTDIQVNHTVNGKIDEFTHTAPMTLSWPESSNGDSKQIESHLDQPCCRSLYDFEPENEGELGFKEGDIIILTNQIDENWYEGMINGESGFFPINYVEVLVPLPQ
- the LOC109047461 gene encoding endophilin-A3-like isoform X2, translating into MSVAGFKKQLHKASQLLSEKISGAEGTKLDEDFMEMERKIEVTNKSVFELITKTTEYLQPNPASRAKLGMLNTVSKIRGQVKTTGYPQTEGLLGDCMLRYGRELGEESTFGAALVDIGEAMKQMADIKDALDINVKQNFIDPLQTLQDKDLKEIVHHLKKLEGRRLDFDYKKKRQGKIPDEEIKQAVEKFEESKELAERSMFNFLENDVEQVSQLSALIEAGLDYHRQSLEILKELDSKLQNRISTASSRPKKEFKPKSIVSSLETVENTQHNGHTHTSSVKSTEIESHLDQPCCRSLYDFEPENEGELGFKEGDIIILTNQIDENWYEGMINGESGFFPINYVEVLVPLPQ